Proteins encoded by one window of Pseudochaenichthys georgianus chromosome 9, fPseGeo1.2, whole genome shotgun sequence:
- the anapc7 gene encoding anaphase-promoting complex subunit 7: MNVIDNIREMAAAGLHSNVRILSSLLLTMSNNNPELLSPAQKYQLLVYHADSIFHDKEYRNAACKYSMALQQKKVISKTSKVRTSTGGAASNLQAQSLPSEIEVKYKIAECYTILKLDKDAIAVLDGIASRQRTPKINMMLANLYRKAGQERSAVTSYKEVLRQCPLALDAIIGLLSLSVKGAEVASMTMDVIQSIPNLEWLSVWIKAYAFIHAGDNQRAINTICSLEKKSLLRDNVDLLVSLADVYFRAGDTKNAILKFEQAQMLDPYLIKGMDVYGYLMAREGHLEDVEVLGGRLFNISDQHAEPWVISGCHSFYSKRYSRALYLGAKAIQLNSNSVQALLLKGAALRNMGRVQEAIIHFREAMRLAPCRLDCYEGLIDCYLASNGIREAMGMANNIYKTLGANAQTLTILATVCLEDPVTQEKAKTLLDKALAQRPDYTKAVVKKAELLSREQKYDEGIALLRNALANQSDCVLHRMLGDFLVAVNDYQEAMDQYSIALSLDPNDQKSLEGMQKMEKEESPTDATVELDGDDMEGSGEDGDLEGSDSEAAQWADQEQWFGMQ; the protein is encoded by the exons ATGAATGTTATAGATAATATCCGGGAAATGGCCGCAGCTGGCCTTCACTCTAACGTCCGGATATTGAGCAGTTTGCTGTTGACGATGAGTAATAACAACCC AGAGCTGCTCTCACCGGCCCAGAAGTACCAGTTGTTGGTTTACCACGCTGACAGCATCTTCCATGATAAGGAGTATCGTAATGCTGCCTGCAAATACAGTATGGCTCTACAGCAGAAGAAGGTGATCAGCAAAACGTCTAAAGTTCGTACTTCTACTGGTGGAGCTGCTTCTAATTTACAGGCACAG AGTTTGCCCTCAGAGATTGAAGTAAAGTATAAGATCGCCGAGTGCTACACCATATTGAAACTGGATAAAGATGCTATTGCAGTTCTCGATGGGATCGCATCCAGACAGAGGACCCCAAAG ATCAACATGATGCTAGCTAACCTGTACAGGAAAGCAGGTCAGGAGCGTTCTGCGGTGACGAGCTACAAAGAGGTGCTCAGACAGTGCCCCCTCGCGCTGGACGCCATCATCG gcctcctctctctctcggtGAAAGGAGCCGAGGTGGCCTCCATGACGATGGATGTGATTCAGAGCATCCCCAACCTGGAGTGGCTGTCCGTTTGGATCAAAGCGTACGCATTCATCCACGCTGGAGACAACCAGAGAGCCATCAACACCATATG CTCTCTGGAGAAGAAGTCTCTGCTGCGGGACAACGTGGACCTGCTGGTGAGTCTGGCCGACGTTTACTTCAGAGCCGGAGACACCAagaacgccatcctcaagtttGAACAAGCTCAGATGCTCGACCCGTACCTCATCAAAG GAATGGATGTGTACGGCTACCTGATGGCCAGAGAGGGACACCTGGAGGATGTCGAAGTCCTGGGAGGAAGATTATTTAATATCTCAGACCAGCACGCAGAACCCTGGGTCATCTCTGG TTGTCACAGCTTCTACAGTAAGCGTTACTCCAGAGCTCTGTACCTAGGGGCGAAGGCCATCCAGCTGAACAGCAACAGCGTGCAGGCGCTGCTGCTCAAAGGAGCCGCGCTCAGGAACATGGGGAGAGTTCAGGAGGCCATCATCCACTTCAGAGAGGCCATGCGCCTGGCCCCCTGCAGGCTGGACTGCTACGAGG GTCTGATCGACTGTTACCTGGCGTCCAATGGGATTCGAGAGGCGATGGGCATGGCGAACAACATCTATAAGACTCTGGGCGCTAACGCTCAGACGCTCACCATCCTGGCCACCGTGTGCCTGGAGGACCCCGTGACGCAGGAGAAAGCTAAAACTCTGCTGGACAAAGCCCTCGCTCAGAGGCCAGACTACACCAAGGCCGTGGTGAAGAAGGCGGAGCTGCTCA GTCGGGAGCAGAAATACGACGAAGGCATCGCTCTCCTCAGGAACGCTCTGGCCAATCAGAGCGACTGCGTGCTGCACAGGATGCTGGGAGATTTCCTGGTGGCCGTCAACGATTACCAGGAAGCCATGGATCAATACAGCATAGCACTCAG CCTGGACCCTAACGACCAGAAGTCCCTGGAGGGGATGCAgaagatggagaaggaggagagccCCACGGACGCCACGGTGGAGCTGGACGGAGACGACATGGAGGGCAGCGGAGAGGACGGAGACCTGGAGGGCAGCGACAGCGAGGCGGCGCAGTGGGCCGACCAGGAGCAGTGGTTCGGGATGCAGTGA
- the LOC117452460 gene encoding rho guanine nucleotide exchange factor 16-like — MERIEELVCLDRLLDFGKMKSVPLVVSGRVLLHQGPMRHSCFSSVYLHLFNDLLVISSKKYWFQPAGFTVVDHAEFPSHVKVKHAQTELLGPPPDSFLLHLYKSHSGPPTTMKLAAETRSDTEVWMKLLQCKR, encoded by the exons ATGGAACGCATTGAGGAGCTGGTTTGTCTGGACAGGCTGCTGGATTTTGGCAAAATGAAG TCGGTCCCTCTGGTTGTAAGCGGCCGTGTGCTGCTGCACCAGGGTCCCATGAGACACAGCTGCTTCTCAAGTGTATACCTCCACCTCTTCAATGACCTTTTGGTCATCTCGTCAAAGAAGTATTGGTTCCAACCCGCGGGGTTCACCGTTGTGGATCATGCGGAGTTCCCCAGCCATGTGAAAGTGAAGCATGCTCAGACTGAGCTCCTGGGTCCGCCCCCAGACTCCTTCCTGTTGCATCTCTATAAAAGTCACTCCGGACCACCCACCACCATGAAACTTGCTGCAGAAACAAG GTCGGATACCGAGGTGTGGATGAAGTTGCTGCAGTGTAAACGGTAG
- the LOC117452457 gene encoding uncharacterized protein isoform X3 codes for MDPCDCTNEDIGGHDGSSDSLEDLQDSRAADTAEVEELCVSFQSKYFNLYPLYQDYQEYCVQAESDDLNQRNTGFLSTLTIPQELETPIIVYSSSVNYTSFQQLSNAGDKCLAEALPVRLSTLWQDLEEVKASGLLTRLPEEELKLQEVPNGSGRPTGGVC; via the exons ATGGATCCATGTGACTGCACAAATGAAGACATTGGAGGTCATGATGGGAGCAGTGACTCCCTGGAAGACCTTCAGGATTCAAG GGCAGCAGATACAGCTGAGGTGGAAGAGCTGTGCGTGTCCTTCCAGTCCAAGTACTTCAATTTAT ACCCTCTGTACCAGGACTACCAGGAATACTGTGTGCAGGCGGAGAGCGATGATTTGAACCAACGGAACACAGGTTTTTTGAGCACACTGACGATCCCCCAGGAGCTAGAGACTCCTATTATTGTCTACAGCAGCAGCGTTAATTATACAAGCTTTCAACAACTATCCAATGCTGGGGATAAATGCTTGGCTGAGGCTCTcccagtcaggctttcgaccCTTTGGCAAGATCTAGAGGAGGTGAAGGCGTCTGGCCTGCTCACAAGGTTGCCAGAAGAAGAGCTCAAACTTCAGGAG GTTCCTAATGGATCTGGAAGGCCAACTGGAGGAGTGTGTTGA
- the LOC117452457 gene encoding rho guanine nucleotide exchange factor 16-like isoform X2 encodes MDPCDCTNEDIGGHDGSSDSLEDLQDSRAADTAEVEELCVSFQSKYFNLYPLYQDYQEYCVQAESDDLNQRNTGFLSTLTIPQELETPIIVYSSSVNYTSFQQLSNAGDKCLAEALPVRLSTLWQDLEEVKASGLLTRLPEEELKLQEELKQFLTPMEHHHLFSNICQIMAASKTFLMDLEGQLEECVDFSGGGHCAAALP; translated from the exons ATGGATCCATGTGACTGCACAAATGAAGACATTGGAGGTCATGATGGGAGCAGTGACTCCCTGGAAGACCTTCAGGATTCAAG GGCAGCAGATACAGCTGAGGTGGAAGAGCTGTGCGTGTCCTTCCAGTCCAAGTACTTCAATTTAT ACCCTCTGTACCAGGACTACCAGGAATACTGTGTGCAGGCGGAGAGCGATGATTTGAACCAACGGAACACAGGTTTTTTGAGCACACTGACGATCCCCCAGGAGCTAGAGACTCCTATTATTGTCTACAGCAGCAGCGTTAATTATACAAGCTTTCAACAACTATCCAATGCTGGGGATAAATGCTTGGCTGAGGCTCTcccagtcaggctttcgaccCTTTGGCAAGATCTAGAGGAGGTGAAGGCGTCTGGCCTGCTCACAAGGTTGCCAGAAGAAGAGCTCAAACTTCAGGAG GAACTGAAACAGTTCCTGACTCCAATGGAGCATCACCATTTGTTTTCCAACATTTGTCAAATAATGGCAGCCAGTAAAAC GTTCCTAATGGATCTGGAAGGCCAACTGGAGGAGTGTGTTGATTTCTCAGGTGGGGGACATTGTGCTgcagcactgccctga
- the LOC117452457 gene encoding rho guanine nucleotide exchange factor 26-like isoform X1, protein MDPCDCTNEDIGGHDGSSDSLEDLQDSRAADTAEVEELCVSFQSKYFNLYPLYQDYQEYCVQAESDDLNQRNTGFLSTLTIPQELETPIIVYSSSVNYTSFQQLSNAGDKCLAEALPVRLSTLWQDLEEVKASGLLTRLPEEELKLQESMFELIGSEVSYLNSLTVAVKHFYASKELKQFLTPMEHHHLFSNICQIMAASKTFLMDLEGQLEECVDFSGGGHCAAALP, encoded by the exons ATGGATCCATGTGACTGCACAAATGAAGACATTGGAGGTCATGATGGGAGCAGTGACTCCCTGGAAGACCTTCAGGATTCAAG GGCAGCAGATACAGCTGAGGTGGAAGAGCTGTGCGTGTCCTTCCAGTCCAAGTACTTCAATTTAT ACCCTCTGTACCAGGACTACCAGGAATACTGTGTGCAGGCGGAGAGCGATGATTTGAACCAACGGAACACAGGTTTTTTGAGCACACTGACGATCCCCCAGGAGCTAGAGACTCCTATTATTGTCTACAGCAGCAGCGTTAATTATACAAGCTTTCAACAACTATCCAATGCTGGGGATAAATGCTTGGCTGAGGCTCTcccagtcaggctttcgaccCTTTGGCAAGATCTAGAGGAGGTGAAGGCGTCTGGCCTGCTCACAAGGTTGCCAGAAGAAGAGCTCAAACTTCAGGAG TCGATGTTTGAGTTGATCGGCTCTGAAGTGTCTTACCTAAACAGCCTTACTGTTGCTGTCAAACACTTCTATGCTTCGAAGGAACTGAAACAGTTCCTGACTCCAATGGAGCATCACCATTTGTTTTCCAACATTTGTCAAATAATGGCAGCCAGTAAAAC GTTCCTAATGGATCTGGAAGGCCAACTGGAGGAGTGTGTTGATTTCTCAGGTGGGGGACATTGTGCTgcagcactgccctga